Proteins found in one Primulina eburnea isolate SZY01 chromosome 16, ASM2296580v1, whole genome shotgun sequence genomic segment:
- the LOC140816754 gene encoding LOW QUALITY PROTEIN: probable arabinosyltransferase ARAD1 (The sequence of the model RefSeq protein was modified relative to this genomic sequence to represent the inferred CDS: deleted 1 base in 1 codon) codes for MAGRHHSASTPASASGGIKSRRSPFLYFLISLLFLSLLFYIFTSSSSPSSTLSHDTVYVAPNPNADYSFVYSLQKFLANVKSSTAPDDTVSGNVTEQQVKIFDDLIALNEEKRLYGGENWFYPLSPPLKVYVYDMPSKFTYDLLRLFQSTYKDTTTVTSNGSPVHRLIEQHSVDYWLWADLIAPESERLLKNVVRVHKHEEADLFYIPFFTTISYFLLEKQECKALYREALKWVTEQPAWKRSEGRDHILPVHHPWSFKSVRKFMKNAIWLLPDMDSTGNWYKPGQVYLEKDVILPYVPNVDVCDSKCLSDAKRTILLFFRGRLKRNAGGKIRAKLVTELTGANDVIIEEGTAGEGGKAAAQIGMQKSTFCLNPAGDTPSSARLFDAIVSGCIPVIVSDELELPFEGILDYRKIAVFVDSSDVMQPGWLLSFLRSIPPTQIREMQMNLAKHSKHFLYSHPALPMGPEDLVWRMIAGKLLNIKLHVRRSQRVVKGSRSLCTCDCRHPNITSSTIPFS; via the exons ATGGCCGGTAGACACCACTCC GCCTCCACTCCCGCCTCTGCATCCGGTGGAATCAAATCACGTCGATCTCCATTTCTCTACTTCTTGATCTCTCTGCTTTTTCTCTCCCTCCTCTTCTACATCTTCACCTCCTCGTCATCCCCATCCTCCACGCTCTCACACGACACGGTCTACGTCGCTCCAAACCCTAACGCCGACTATTCATTTGTTTACTCACTTCAGAAGTTCCTAGCTAACGTGAAATCCTCTACGGCTCCCGATGACACTGTTAGTGGCAATGTCACAGAGCAGCAAGTCAAGatttttgatgatttgattGCGCTTAACGAGGAAAAAAGGCTCTATGGAGGTGAAAATTGGTTCTATCCGTTGTCTCCACCTCTCAAGGTTTACGTCTACGATATGCCCTCGAAATTCACCTACGATTTACTCCGGTTGTTTCAAAGTACTTACAAAGACACTACTACTGTCACTTCTAATGGCAGTCCCGTCCATCGATTGATCGAGCAA CATTCTGTTGATTACTGGTTGTGGGCCGATTTGATAGCGCCGGAGTCGGAAAGGTTATTGAAGAATGTCGTGAGAGTTCATAAACATGAGGAGGCTGACTTGTTCTACATTCCGTTCTTCACGACGATTAGCTATTTCTTGCTTGAGAAGCAAGAGTGCAAGGCACTTTACAGG GAAGCTCTGAAGTGGGTAACAGAACAACCAGCTTGGAAGAGATCTGAGGGTAGAGATCACATCCTTCCAGTTCATCATCCCTGGTCATTTAAATCTGTTAGAAAGTTTATGAAGAATGCAATCTGGCTCCTTCCTGATATGGATTCAACAGGAAATTG GTATAAACCAGGACAAGTTTACCTTGAGAAAGACGTGATACTTCCATATGTTCCCAATGTTGATGTGTGTGATTCAAAATGTTTGTCAGATGCAAAGAGAACAATACTTCTGTTTTTTCGTGGGAGGCTGAAAAGAAATGCT GGTGGGAAAATTCGTGCTAAACTTGTAACAGAACTCACTGGCGCTAATGATGTGATCATAGAGGAGGGTACTGCAGGAGAGGGGGGGAAAGCTGCAGCTCAGATTGGCATGCAGAA GTCTACCTTTTGCCTTAATCCAGCAGGCGACACTCCTTCATCTGCTAGGTTGTTTGATGCAATTGTCAGTGGGTGCATCCCTGTTATTGTTAGCGATGAACTGGAGCTTCCCTTTGAAGGAATTCTTGACTATCGCAAG ATAGCTGTGTTTGTCGATTCTAGCGATGTGATGCAGCCTGGATGGCTCTTATCATTTTTAAGAAGCATTCCTCCCACGCAAATTAGAgagatgcaaatgaatctaGCTAAG CACTCGAAGCATTTTTTATATTCCCATCCTGCATTGCCAATGGGTCCAGAAGACTTGGTTTGGAGAATG ATTGCAGGAAAGTTGTTAAACATAAAGCTTCATGTGCGAAGATCCCAACGTGTAGTGAAAGGATCTAGAAGCCTATGTACTTGTGACTGCAGGCATCCTAATATTACTAGCAGCACCATCCCTTTCTCCTAG
- the LOC140816755 gene encoding uncharacterized protein isoform X1 yields MTPSTMLLVQVILLSISSISAAATNLPSRNQDIVVAMEEMQKANYFTFVTLINMAPPDLFQSNITFLMPNDRILSRTNIPETSLVDLLLRQSIPSPLLFEHLEHFPTGSMIPTSRPGYVFNVNNDGRERFYLNNVRIISPDVCTKGSSIRCHGVDGVVQPTSLSPQSSTQPVLSCPNSTGHPVVSAPPTPFPVVTVAAPPPSAPTSSSPKTCNATSSVDLLITLLMFMVQTWLFCRV; encoded by the exons ATG ACTCCGTCTACGATGTTGCTTGTTCAAGTTATACTGTTATCCATCTCATCTATATCAGCGGCGGCAACAAATCTTCCTTCAAGAAACCAAGATATTGTTGTAGCAATGGAAGAGATGCAGAAAGCCAATTACTTCACTTTTGTCACCCTCATTAACATGGCCCCTCCCGACCTATTTCAGTCCAACATCACTTTCTTGATGCCTAACGATCGGATCTTGTCGAGAACCAATATACCTGAAACCTCCCTCGTTGATCTGTTGCTCCGTCAATCCATCCCGTCGCCTCTGCTTTTCGAGCACCTCGAGCATTTCCCAACTGGCTCCATGATCCCAACGTCAAGGCCCGGTTATGTTTTCAATGTCAATAACGATGGGAGGGAGCGGTTTTATCTCAACAATGTGAGAATCATTAGTCCTGATGTATGCACCAAAGGGTCTTCAATAAGATGCCATGGTGTAGATGGAGTGGTGCAGCCTACTTCACTATCCCCTCAGTCGAGTACACAACCGGTACTCTCTTGCCCGAATAGCACGGGTCATCCGGTGGTCTCAGCCCCTCCAACGCCATTTCCAGTCGTGACGGTAGCCGCACCACCACCATCTGCTCCTACATCAAGTTCTCCCAAGACATGCAATGCTACAAGTTCTGTTGATTTGTTAATTACATTGCTGATGTTTATGGTGCAAACATGGTTGTTTTGTAGAGTTTAA
- the LOC140816755 gene encoding uncharacterized protein isoform X3 — protein sequence MLLVQVILLSISSISAAATNLPSRNQDIVVAMEEMQKANYFTFVTLINMAPPDLFQSNITFLMPNDRILSRTNIPETSLVDLLLRQSIPSPLLFEHLEHFPTGSMIPTSRPGYVFNVNNDGRERFYLNNVRIISPDVCTKGSSIRCHGVDGVVQPTSLSPQSSTQPVLSCPNSTGHPVVSAPPTPFPVVTVAAPPPSAPTSSSPKTCNATSSVDLLITLLMFMVQTWLFCRV from the coding sequence ATGTTGCTTGTTCAAGTTATACTGTTATCCATCTCATCTATATCAGCGGCGGCAACAAATCTTCCTTCAAGAAACCAAGATATTGTTGTAGCAATGGAAGAGATGCAGAAAGCCAATTACTTCACTTTTGTCACCCTCATTAACATGGCCCCTCCCGACCTATTTCAGTCCAACATCACTTTCTTGATGCCTAACGATCGGATCTTGTCGAGAACCAATATACCTGAAACCTCCCTCGTTGATCTGTTGCTCCGTCAATCCATCCCGTCGCCTCTGCTTTTCGAGCACCTCGAGCATTTCCCAACTGGCTCCATGATCCCAACGTCAAGGCCCGGTTATGTTTTCAATGTCAATAACGATGGGAGGGAGCGGTTTTATCTCAACAATGTGAGAATCATTAGTCCTGATGTATGCACCAAAGGGTCTTCAATAAGATGCCATGGTGTAGATGGAGTGGTGCAGCCTACTTCACTATCCCCTCAGTCGAGTACACAACCGGTACTCTCTTGCCCGAATAGCACGGGTCATCCGGTGGTCTCAGCCCCTCCAACGCCATTTCCAGTCGTGACGGTAGCCGCACCACCACCATCTGCTCCTACATCAAGTTCTCCCAAGACATGCAATGCTACAAGTTCTGTTGATTTGTTAATTACATTGCTGATGTTTATGGTGCAAACATGGTTGTTTTGTAGAGTTTAA